The following coding sequences lie in one Gorilla gorilla gorilla isolate KB3781 chromosome 5, NHGRI_mGorGor1-v2.1_pri, whole genome shotgun sequence genomic window:
- the H2AC17 gene encoding histone H2A type 1: MSGRGKQGGKARAKAKTRSSRAGLQFPVGRVHRLLRKGNYAERVGAGAPVYLAAVLEYLTAEILELAGNAARDNKKTRIIPRHLQLAIRNDEELNKLLGKVTIAQGGVLPNIQAVLLPKKTESHHKAKGK, encoded by the coding sequence ATGTCTGGACGTGGCAAGCAGGGCGGCAAGGCTCGCGCCAAAGCCAAAACTCGCTCCTCTAGAGCTGGGCTCCAATTTCCCGTAGGGCGAGTGCACCGCCTGCTCCGCAAGGGCAACTATGCTGAGCGGGTCGGGGCCGGCGCGCCGGTTTACCTGGCGGCGGTGCTGGAGTACCTAACTGCCGAGATCCTGGAGCTGGCGGGCAACGCAGCCCGCGACAACAAAAAGACCCGCATCATCCCGCGCCACTTGCAGCTGGCCATCCGCAACGACGAGGAGCTCAACAAGCTGCTTGGTAAAGTTACCATCGCTCAGGGCGGTGTTCTGCCTAACATCCAGGCCGTTCTGCTCCCCAAGAAGACTGAGAGCCACCACAAAGCTAAGGGCAAGTAA
- the LOC101129167 gene encoding histone H2B type 1-O, with amino-acid sequence MPDPAKSAPAPKKGSKKAVTKAQKKDGKKRKRSRKESYSIYVYKVLKQVHPDTGISSKAMGIMNSFVNDIFERIAGEASRLAHYNKRSTITSREIQTAVRLLLPGELAKHAVSEGTKAVTKYTSSK; translated from the coding sequence ATGCCCGACCCTGCTAAATCTGCTCCTGCCCCCAAAAAGGGCTCCAAGAAAGCCGTAACCAAGGCCCAGAAAAAGGACGGCAAGAAGCGCAAGCGCAGCCGCAAAGAGAGTTACTCTATCTACGTGTACAAGGTGCTGAAGCAAGTCCACCCCGACACCGGCATCTCATCGAAGGCCATGGGCATCATGAACTCCTTCGTCAACGACATCTTTGAGCGCATCGCTGGCGAGGCTTCCCGCCTGGCGCATTACAACAAGCGCTCGACCATCACCTCCAGGGAGATCCAGACGGCCGTGCGCCTGCTGCTGCCCGGGGAGCTGGCCAAGCACGCCGTGTCCGAGGGCACAAAGGCCGTCACCAAGTACACCAGCTCCAAGTGA